From Calothrix sp. PCC 6303, a single genomic window includes:
- a CDS encoding protein adenylyltransferase SelO family protein has product MTPTPLAEPEYVTHSSTFFKELGLSDELAFNEKFRHLFSGDISVAHEPMRSFGWATGYALSIYGTEYTQQCPFGTGNGYGDGRAISVFEGIINEQRWEMQLKGGGPTPYCRGADGRAVLRSSVREFLAQEYMQALGVPTSRSLTLYVSKSDTVTRPWYSQDSHSIDPDVLVDNPVAISTRVAPSFLRIGQLELFARRVRSNAHPRALEELSMIVSHLIEREYKSDIDQNLSFADQLVELAKLFRQRLTSLVANWLRIGYCQGNFNSDNCAAGGFTLDYGPFGFCEIFDRWFQPWTGGGKHFSFFNQPIAAEANYHMFWQSVRPLLAEDAEALEHFDQVRHGFAEAMQKQIQKMWADKLGLPEFNPTLFQELMQLMSQSEVDYTIFFRELSHIPDDVSALKKSFYVKTSPQLDEQWQFWLKSWRNLVIKDGNLAEISTNMKQTNPKYAWREWLVVPAYQQAMQGNYTLIKELQEILSYPYDEQSQGVEDKYYRLKPKAFSSVGGVSHYSCSS; this is encoded by the coding sequence GTGACACCCACGCCGCTTGCAGAACCAGAATACGTAACCCATAGCAGCACTTTTTTTAAGGAACTTGGGTTGAGCGATGAGTTGGCGTTTAATGAAAAATTTCGCCATCTATTTTCTGGTGACATTTCTGTAGCGCATGAGCCTATGCGTTCGTTTGGCTGGGCAACTGGTTATGCACTGTCGATTTATGGCACCGAATATACCCAACAATGTCCATTCGGGACTGGCAATGGTTATGGCGATGGTCGGGCAATCTCTGTGTTTGAAGGAATCATCAATGAACAGCGCTGGGAAATGCAATTGAAAGGTGGTGGACCAACGCCTTATTGCCGTGGTGCCGACGGGCGCGCAGTGCTCCGTTCAAGTGTGCGTGAGTTTCTAGCGCAAGAATATATGCAGGCTTTAGGTGTTCCAACATCGCGCTCTTTGACACTGTATGTTTCTAAATCTGACACCGTTACCCGACCTTGGTATTCTCAAGACTCCCACTCCATCGACCCTGATGTTTTGGTGGACAATCCTGTGGCTATTTCAACTCGCGTTGCACCATCCTTTTTGCGGATTGGTCAGCTAGAGCTATTTGCCCGCCGTGTTCGCAGCAACGCTCATCCAAGAGCATTAGAAGAGTTGAGCATGATAGTGTCGCATTTAATTGAGCGAGAATATAAAAGCGACATTGATCAAAATCTTAGTTTTGCAGATCAATTGGTTGAATTAGCGAAGTTATTTCGCCAGCGTCTGACTTCACTGGTGGCTAATTGGCTACGGATTGGTTACTGCCAGGGTAATTTTAATAGTGACAACTGTGCTGCGGGTGGCTTTACTCTCGACTATGGACCATTTGGATTTTGTGAAATTTTTGACCGTTGGTTTCAACCTTGGACTGGTGGTGGCAAACACTTTTCATTCTTCAATCAGCCGATCGCAGCAGAGGCAAATTATCATATGTTTTGGCAATCTGTGAGACCGCTGCTTGCAGAAGATGCCGAAGCTTTAGAACATTTTGACCAAGTACGCCATGGCTTTGCAGAAGCAATGCAAAAACAAATCCAAAAAATGTGGGCGGACAAACTTGGTTTGCCTGAATTTAACCCAACGCTATTTCAGGAATTAATGCAGTTAATGTCCCAGTCAGAGGTAGATTACACCATCTTCTTCCGAGAGTTATCCCATATACCAGACGATGTTTCAGCATTGAAAAAGAGCTTCTACGTTAAAACTTCGCCCCAACTCGATGAACAATGGCAATTTTGGCTAAAAAGCTGGCGTAACCTCGTCATTAAGGACGGCAATTTGGCTGAGATATCAACAAATATGAAACAGACTAACCCAAAATACGCATGGCGAGAGTGGTTGGTTGTCCCTGCCTATCAACAAGCCATGCAGGGCAACTACACGTTAATTAAAGAGTTGCAAGAAATACTGAGCTATCCATATGATGAGCAATCACAAGGAGTAGAAGATAAATACTATCGCCTAAAACCCAAGGCGTTTTCTAGCGTTGGTGGCGTATCGCACTATAGCTGTTCATCTTGA